One Candidatus Campbellbacteria bacterium genomic region harbors:
- the recR gene encoding recombination protein RecR, with amino-acid sequence MNAIQKLAEYFQKFPGIGPRQAKRFVHFLLTQDKAFVKSLSERIEELQASISRCAQCHRFFDADGYAEVCDICSSPNRDTHLLMVVEKDADLDAIEKTHAYNGHYFVIGGTVPLLESTPSNLKTDELTKYVQKNIKNLKEIIIATGAHPEGEMTADHVKSLLLPITTENGITISMLGRGLSTGTELEYSDADTIKSAFTNRR; translated from the coding sequence ATGAACGCGATACAAAAACTAGCTGAATACTTTCAAAAATTTCCAGGCATCGGACCACGACAAGCAAAACGCTTCGTGCACTTTCTCCTTACCCAAGACAAGGCATTTGTGAAAAGTTTGTCTGAGCGTATTGAAGAACTCCAAGCGTCTATTTCACGCTGTGCGCAGTGCCACCGCTTCTTTGATGCAGATGGCTACGCCGAGGTCTGTGATATCTGTTCATCTCCAAACCGGGACACACACCTACTCATGGTGGTTGAAAAAGATGCCGATCTAGACGCCATTGAAAAAACACACGCATACAACGGTCACTACTTTGTCATTGGAGGAACCGTTCCCCTTCTTGAATCAACACCATCAAATCTTAAAACAGACGAGCTCACGAAGTACGTGCAAAAAAATATCAAAAACCTCAAAGAAATCATTATCGCCACAGGAGCACATCCTGAGGGTGAAATGACCGCGGACCACGTGAAGTCACTTCTCTTACCTATCACCACTGAAAACGGTATTACTATCTCCATGCTCGGACGCGGACTCTCCACAGGAACTGAACTTGAATATTCCGATGCCGACACCATTAAAAGCGCGTTTACTAATAGACGCTAA
- a CDS encoding YqfO family protein: MSQTKKLKIVVFVPESHADVVRDAVGKAGAGKIGNYSFCTFSSKGTGRFLPEDGARPAIGEVGTLESVPEERIEFVCEREKMLDIISAMKSVHPYEEVAFDVYPLENL; encoded by the coding sequence ATGTCTCAAACAAAAAAACTAAAAATCGTTGTGTTCGTTCCTGAATCACACGCCGATGTTGTTCGTGATGCTGTAGGTAAAGCAGGCGCAGGAAAAATTGGCAACTATTCATTCTGTACCTTTTCATCAAAAGGAACCGGACGATTTCTACCTGAAGACGGAGCGCGTCCAGCAATAGGTGAAGTTGGTACATTAGAATCTGTACCAGAAGAACGAATTGAATTTGTCTGCGAAAGAGAGAAAATGCTTGATATTATTTCGGCGATGAAATCAGTACACCCATACGAAGAAGTTGCCTTCGACGTCTATCCACTTGAAAATTTATGA
- a CDS encoding ParB N-terminal domain-containing protein: MGDIPQIIKDVGFDFDWSEPKVWALDVPVEEIPTSELTWHFDIPFLWENGVYNLTPQEVLTNPDAHKEEYERTMNADLIHPIDIMENKGRWLILDGLHRLMKASILKMEKVNVRKVPRSHIPDILE, translated from the coding sequence ATGGGTGATATTCCACAAATAATTAAAGACGTTGGATTTGATTTTGATTGGAGTGAACCAAAGGTGTGGGCTCTTGATGTCCCTGTTGAAGAAATACCTACCAGCGAACTTACATGGCACTTCGATATTCCATTCCTTTGGGAAAACGGCGTCTATAATCTTACGCCCCAGGAAGTCCTGACCAATCCTGACGCGCACAAAGAAGAGTACGAGCGCACCATGAACGCAGACCTCATACATCCAATAGACATTATGGAGAATAAAGGCCGTTGGCTAATCTTAGACGGACTACACCGCCTCATGAAAGCGTCAATTCTAAAAATGGAGAAAGTAAATGTTCGCAAAGTTCCCCGTTCTCATATTCCTGATATCCTCGAATAA
- the dnaB gene encoding replicative DNA helicase: protein MATHPQTKPVRTPPSDVETEKALLGSILLRPEAVHDVIDILSAESFYARKHGIIFSAMFDIYKKGEPIDLVSLSSRLKELKEIETVGGMSYLTGLVDTVPSSMNAKHYAEIVQKKYTMRQLIEAAYHITELGFAEEEELEELLDKAEKQIYNITSAPGTKKFIPISDVLADAFERLDKLQKSSGTLRGVPTGFPELDNKIAGLQKADLVILAARPSMGKTSLALDIARHSSIRYGKSVGIFSLEMSAQQLVDRMLASEAQVDAWRLRTGKLSTDDEFERISDATNKLSQAKIFIDDQAGNNILKMRSVARRLKSEQGLDLIIVDYLQLMVPSGKNRQQDNMVQQVTEISRSLKQLARELDVPVVALSQLSRAIEQRRGRPQLSDLRDSGSIEQDADLVMFIHSEDRYKEAGERSNIVELIIAKHRNGPTGVLELYFDDKKATFRSLERHGVEQFDASAQGTSAEF from the coding sequence ATGGCAACTCACCCTCAAACAAAACCAGTTCGCACACCACCATCAGATGTGGAGACAGAGAAAGCACTTCTCGGTTCTATTTTGTTGCGTCCTGAAGCAGTGCACGACGTCATTGATATTCTCTCAGCAGAATCATTTTATGCACGCAAACACGGAATTATTTTTTCCGCGATGTTCGACATCTACAAAAAAGGAGAACCGATTGATCTTGTTTCACTCTCCTCTCGACTCAAAGAACTCAAAGAAATAGAGACGGTTGGTGGCATGAGCTACCTCACTGGCTTGGTGGACACGGTGCCCTCATCCATGAACGCAAAGCACTACGCTGAAATTGTGCAAAAGAAGTACACGATGCGCCAGTTGATTGAAGCCGCCTACCACATCACCGAACTCGGCTTTGCCGAAGAAGAAGAGTTGGAAGAGTTACTTGATAAAGCGGAGAAGCAAATCTACAACATCACGTCTGCCCCAGGAACAAAGAAATTTATTCCCATCAGTGACGTGCTCGCCGATGCGTTTGAACGCTTGGACAAATTGCAAAAATCTTCAGGAACACTCCGCGGTGTGCCAACAGGTTTTCCAGAGTTGGACAACAAAATCGCAGGACTTCAAAAAGCAGACCTCGTCATTCTCGCCGCACGACCTTCCATGGGAAAGACGTCCCTCGCATTGGACATTGCACGCCACTCCTCTATTCGCTACGGCAAATCCGTTGGTATCTTCTCTCTTGAAATGAGTGCACAGCAATTAGTAGACCGCATGCTTGCATCAGAGGCACAAGTGGATGCGTGGCGTTTGCGCACAGGAAAACTTTCCACCGACGACGAATTTGAACGCATTAGTGATGCCACAAACAAACTCTCGCAAGCAAAAATATTCATCGACGACCAGGCGGGCAACAACATTTTGAAAATGCGCTCTGTTGCCCGCCGTCTCAAGAGTGAGCAAGGTCTCGACCTCATCATTGTAGACTACCTCCAGCTCATGGTTCCATCAGGTAAAAACCGCCAGCAAGACAACATGGTGCAACAAGTGACCGAAATTTCCCGCTCACTGAAACAGCTTGCCCGCGAGCTCGACGTGCCTGTCGTTGCCCTCTCACAGCTTTCACGTGCCATTGAACAGCGCCGTGGACGACCACAACTCTCCGACCTTCGTGACTCTGGTTCTATTGAACAGGACGCTGACTTGGTTATGTTTATTCACAGTGAAGACCGCTACAAAGAAGCTGGTGAGCGCTCAAACATTGTGGAACTCATCATCGCCAAGCACCGTAACGGTCCAACGGGTGTGCTCGAACTCTACTTTGACGACAAGAAAGCCACCTTCCGTTCACTTGAACGCCACGGTGTTGAGCAATTCGACGCTTCCGCTCAAGGAACAAGTGCGGAGTTTTAG
- a CDS encoding cysteine--tRNA ligase, which yields MLTFYNTLSRTKEPFEPLVAPHVGMYNCGPTVYDRVHIGNLRAYVFADTLRRVLTTNGFDVLQVMNITDVGHLTSDADSGEDKMSKGLKREGLPMTLVGMRELAERYTKVFEEDLASLNILHPQELPRATDNIPEQIDIIKRLEEKGFTYIIPGDGVYFDTEKDAHYGRLGGLTPLSDVRADAEESHKHGPRDFALWKFNTELGWESPWGKGFPGWHIECSAMSMKYLGETFDIHTGGIDHIPVHHNNEIAQSENATGKVFARYWLHNAFLNIDNEKISKSLGNVLVLSTLQEKGVTPLAYRYWLLTGHYRSEMNFTMEALLAGQNAYLKLVERIRELDEEGGTVNDEYYKRFMDAVNDDLGTPQAVAVLWELLKDEAVSPADKKVTALAFDTVLGLKLDSVEAVAVSNDIQSLLDARQAAREAKDWTTSDNLRADIEKLGFDVKDTPDGQKIIPKNS from the coding sequence CAACACACTTTCACGAACAAAAGAACCGTTTGAACCGCTTGTTGCGCCACATGTGGGCATGTACAACTGTGGCCCAACCGTGTACGACCGTGTACACATTGGCAACCTCCGTGCGTATGTGTTTGCAGATACGCTTCGTCGTGTACTCACCACAAATGGATTCGACGTACTCCAAGTGATGAACATTACGGATGTTGGTCACCTCACCTCCGATGCAGACTCTGGAGAAGACAAAATGAGTAAAGGCTTAAAACGAGAAGGTCTTCCTATGACGCTCGTTGGTATGCGTGAACTTGCAGAACGATACACAAAAGTATTTGAAGAAGATTTGGCCTCTCTTAATATTCTGCACCCACAAGAATTACCACGAGCGACAGATAACATTCCTGAACAAATCGATATCATCAAACGTCTCGAAGAAAAAGGATTCACGTACATCATTCCTGGCGATGGTGTCTACTTTGATACAGAAAAAGATGCACACTATGGACGACTTGGCGGACTCACTCCACTCTCAGATGTTCGTGCGGATGCAGAAGAGTCTCACAAACACGGTCCCCGTGACTTTGCGTTATGGAAATTCAACACCGAGCTTGGTTGGGAAAGCCCGTGGGGAAAAGGATTTCCTGGGTGGCACATTGAGTGTTCAGCTATGAGCATGAAGTATCTCGGTGAGACATTTGATATTCACACAGGTGGTATTGATCATATTCCTGTGCACCACAACAATGAAATCGCACAGTCAGAGAATGCGACAGGAAAAGTATTTGCACGATACTGGTTGCACAATGCGTTTCTCAATATTGATAATGAAAAGATTTCTAAATCGCTTGGTAATGTACTCGTTCTCTCAACACTACAAGAGAAAGGTGTGACTCCCCTTGCCTACCGCTACTGGTTACTCACAGGACACTACCGAAGTGAAATGAACTTCACTATGGAAGCGCTCCTTGCAGGACAAAATGCATACCTCAAATTAGTTGAACGTATTCGTGAGCTAGATGAAGAAGGAGGCACCGTCAACGATGAGTACTACAAACGATTCATGGACGCAGTAAATGACGATTTAGGAACCCCTCAGGCAGTTGCTGTGTTGTGGGAGCTTCTCAAAGATGAAGCTGTATCCCCTGCTGACAAAAAAGTAACCGCACTCGCATTTGATACCGTTCTTGGACTCAAGTTAGATAGCGTTGAGGCAGTGGCTGTCTCAAATGACATTCAATCACTCCTTGACGCACGACAAGCAGCGCGCGAAGCAAAAGATTGGACTACATCTGATAACCTACGTGCTGATATTGAAAAATTAGGATTTGATGTTAAAGACACGCCTGACGGCCAGAAAATCATTCCAAAAAACTCCTAA